In a genomic window of Aggregatimonas sangjinii:
- a CDS encoding phytoene/squalene synthase family protein, whose translation MKAIFDDVSYQCSKLVTESYSTSFALATKMLGTSIRADIYNIYGFVRFADEIVDTFHDYDKEQLFAKFEKELDDALSDKISLNPILNSFQHTFHRYGIPRHLVDAFMKSMKMDLHKTVYHTEEEYKAYIYGSADVVGLMCLQVFVAGDLQQYEKLKQSAMSLGSAFQKVNFLRDLKADYEGLNRTYFPNTNLMELDEHSKKKIVDEIKADFESGYRGIEQLPATAKFGVYTAYKYYNKLLQKLQNTPPLEIKNARIRVPNYQKFGLLAKSYVNYKLNLV comes from the coding sequence ATGAAAGCCATTTTTGACGACGTCTCGTATCAGTGCAGCAAGCTCGTAACAGAGTCTTATAGCACTTCTTTCGCCTTGGCCACGAAAATGTTGGGAACCTCGATAAGAGCAGACATTTATAATATTTACGGTTTCGTTCGCTTTGCGGATGAAATAGTGGATACTTTTCATGATTATGATAAGGAACAGCTGTTCGCCAAGTTTGAAAAAGAGTTGGATGATGCCCTATCCGATAAAATCAGTCTGAATCCTATTCTGAACTCCTTTCAACATACGTTTCACAGATACGGTATTCCTCGACACCTTGTCGATGCTTTTATGAAAAGTATGAAAATGGACCTGCACAAGACCGTTTACCATACAGAAGAGGAATACAAGGCCTATATCTATGGATCAGCAGATGTGGTAGGCCTTATGTGCCTGCAGGTATTCGTTGCCGGCGACCTCCAGCAATATGAGAAGCTAAAGCAATCGGCCATGTCGCTGGGTTCAGCATTTCAAAAGGTAAACTTCTTAAGGGACCTAAAGGCAGACTACGAAGGATTGAACCGCACCTATTTTCCAAATACCAATTTGATGGAACTCGACGAGCATTCCAAGAAAAAAATCGTCGATGAAATTAAGGCAGACTTTGAATCGGGCTACCGGGGTATAGAACAGTTACCGGCAACAGCCAAATTTGGCGTTTATACCGCATATAAGTACTATAATAAACTGCTGCAAAAATTACAGAACACACCGCCGTTGGAAATAAAAAATGCCCGTATACGGGTACCCAATTATCAAAAATTCGGACTACTGGCGAAGTCCTATGTTAACTATAAATTGAATTTGGTCTAG
- a CDS encoding AAA family ATPase, whose product MSDVTAITNLVQRHKDLKQEIGKVIVGQHEVIDQILLSIYTGGHSLLIGVPGLAKTLMVNTIAQTLGLDFKRIQFTPDLMPSDILGSEVLDQSRNFKFIKGPIFSNIILADEINRTPPKTQAALLEAMQERSVTIAGQQHQLDLPYFVLATQNPIEQEGTYPLPEAQLDRFMFAIELKYPSISEEVQVVKSTTSDHRPVVNTLFNAAEILEVQQLVRRIPVPDNVVEYAVKLVNSTRPNLKAADDYVKNYIDWGAGPRASQNLILGAKAHAAINGKFSPDIEDVQAVAMGILRHRIIKNYKAEAEGISEEAIISKLL is encoded by the coding sequence ATGTCAGACGTTACAGCGATTACGAATTTAGTACAAAGACATAAAGACCTAAAACAAGAGATCGGTAAGGTTATCGTAGGACAGCATGAAGTCATCGACCAAATTCTTTTATCTATCTACACCGGGGGTCATTCATTGCTTATTGGCGTTCCCGGACTGGCAAAGACCTTAATGGTCAATACCATCGCGCAGACCTTGGGATTGGACTTTAAACGAATTCAATTCACTCCTGATTTAATGCCCAGTGATATTTTAGGGAGCGAGGTGCTTGACCAAAGTAGGAACTTCAAGTTTATCAAGGGACCTATTTTTTCTAATATTATCCTGGCTGACGAAATCAACCGAACACCCCCGAAAACACAGGCCGCCTTGCTGGAAGCGATGCAGGAGCGTTCGGTGACCATTGCCGGTCAACAACATCAACTCGATTTGCCATATTTCGTTCTGGCAACGCAAAACCCCATAGAACAAGAAGGTACCTACCCCTTGCCAGAGGCACAGCTCGACCGTTTTATGTTCGCTATCGAGTTGAAGTACCCTTCGATCAGTGAGGAAGTACAAGTGGTGAAATCTACTACCAGCGATCATAGACCGGTAGTGAATACCTTGTTCAATGCTGCCGAAATTCTTGAGGTGCAACAGTTGGTGCGTCGTATTCCGGTGCCGGACAATGTGGTGGAGTATGCTGTAAAACTGGTGAACAGTACGCGGCCAAACCTTAAAGCCGCCGACGACTATGTAAAGAATTACATCGATTGGGGAGCAGGACCGAGAGCCTCACAAAATCTAATTTTAGGAGCCAAGGCGCACGCGGCCATTAACGGAAAGTTCTCCCCGGATATCGAAGATGTACAAGCGGTAGCTATGGGTATTCTAAGACATCGTATTATAAAGAATTACAAGGCAGAGGCTGAGGGCATTTCAGAGGAGGCCATTATTTCGAAATTGCTGTAA
- a CDS encoding aconitate hydratase produces the protein MAFDIDMIKGVYANMAKKVDAAREVVGKPLTLSEKILYSHLWEGTPTKAYTRGKDYVDFAPDRIACQDATAQMALLQFMQAGKPKVAVPTTVHCDHLIQAKSGAEADLKSANNTSAEVFNFLESVSNKYGIGFWKPGAGIIHQVVLENYAFPGGMMIGTDSHTVNAGGLGMVAIGVGGADAVDVMAGMAWELKFPKLIGVKLTGTISGWTAPKDVILKVAEILTVKGGTGAIVEYFGPGAKALSCTGKGTICNMGAEIGATTSTFGYDESMERYLRATDRADVADAANTVKEYLTADEEVYANPEQYFDQVIEINLSELGPLLNGPFTPDLSTEVGSDMREKATENDWPIQVEWGLIGSCTNSSYEDLSRASSIAQQALDKGLKMKSELGINPGSEQVRFTAERDGILGVFEKLDAKIFTNACGPCIGQWARYSDPKNAPKNSIVHSFNRNFAKRADGNPNTHAFVASPELTAAIAVAGRLDFNPITDTLINEEGQEVKFEEPTGWELPPKGFEVEDAGFLAPDADGSGVVVKVAPDSERLQLLEPFVPIEDHELQGVKLLIKAFGKCTTDHISMAGPWLRFRGHLDNISNNCLIGAVNAYNKKTNFVKNQLTGEYGGVPDTQREYKAAGIRTIVVGDHNYGEGSSREHAAMEPRHLGVAAVIVKSFARIHETNLKKQGMLGLTFANESDYDLIQEDDTFNFVDIADFAPDKPLTIEVVHADGSTDTIKVNHTYNDAQINWYREGSALNVIKKENAA, from the coding sequence ATGGCATTTGATATTGATATGATCAAAGGGGTTTACGCCAACATGGCGAAAAAGGTCGATGCGGCACGCGAGGTCGTTGGTAAACCATTGACCCTTTCTGAAAAGATTTTATACTCACATCTTTGGGAGGGTACCCCTACCAAGGCATACACGAGGGGAAAGGACTATGTTGATTTTGCACCCGATCGTATCGCTTGTCAAGATGCTACGGCGCAGATGGCCTTATTGCAGTTCATGCAGGCCGGGAAGCCAAAGGTCGCCGTGCCTACAACAGTACACTGTGATCACCTTATTCAGGCCAAGAGCGGTGCGGAGGCCGATTTAAAATCAGCCAACAATACGAGTGCCGAGGTCTTTAATTTTTTAGAGTCCGTTTCAAACAAATATGGTATCGGTTTTTGGAAACCAGGAGCAGGCATCATTCACCAAGTGGTATTGGAGAATTACGCTTTTCCGGGCGGCATGATGATCGGTACCGATTCGCATACTGTAAATGCCGGCGGATTGGGAATGGTCGCCATTGGAGTAGGGGGTGCCGATGCCGTTGATGTAATGGCAGGTATGGCTTGGGAATTGAAGTTCCCGAAATTGATAGGGGTAAAGTTGACCGGGACCATTTCCGGGTGGACAGCTCCAAAGGATGTAATCTTAAAAGTAGCCGAAATCCTAACCGTAAAAGGTGGGACAGGAGCGATTGTCGAATATTTTGGACCAGGGGCCAAGGCCTTGTCCTGTACCGGTAAAGGAACCATTTGTAACATGGGCGCCGAAATCGGTGCGACCACTTCTACTTTCGGGTATGACGAGTCTATGGAGCGCTATTTGAGGGCTACGGATAGGGCCGATGTTGCCGATGCCGCCAACACGGTCAAGGAATATTTGACCGCGGACGAAGAAGTATATGCCAACCCGGAACAGTATTTTGACCAGGTGATCGAAATCAACCTTTCTGAATTGGGACCTTTGCTGAACGGCCCTTTTACGCCTGACCTTTCTACGGAAGTCGGAAGCGATATGCGGGAAAAGGCTACTGAGAACGATTGGCCTATACAAGTAGAGTGGGGTTTGATAGGATCTTGTACGAATTCATCGTATGAAGATTTATCAAGGGCATCGTCTATTGCGCAACAAGCTTTGGACAAAGGACTTAAAATGAAATCCGAATTGGGAATCAATCCCGGTTCCGAACAGGTGCGTTTTACTGCGGAAAGGGATGGTATTTTGGGCGTATTCGAAAAATTGGATGCCAAGATTTTCACCAACGCTTGTGGCCCGTGTATTGGGCAATGGGCCAGGTATAGTGATCCTAAAAATGCACCGAAGAACAGTATCGTGCATTCCTTTAATAGAAACTTTGCCAAACGTGCCGATGGGAATCCGAATACCCATGCTTTTGTGGCATCGCCAGAGTTGACCGCGGCGATTGCAGTGGCTGGACGGTTGGATTTTAACCCGATTACAGATACGCTGATCAATGAAGAAGGTCAGGAAGTAAAGTTCGAGGAGCCCACAGGTTGGGAATTGCCGCCAAAAGGCTTTGAGGTAGAAGATGCCGGTTTTCTGGCACCGGATGCCGATGGTTCCGGGGTTGTCGTTAAAGTAGCGCCCGATTCCGAACGCTTACAACTGCTCGAACCCTTCGTACCGATAGAAGACCATGAATTACAAGGAGTGAAATTGCTGATCAAAGCTTTCGGAAAATGCACTACGGATCATATTTCAATGGCGGGGCCGTGGTTGCGCTTCAGGGGGCATTTAGATAATATTTCGAACAACTGTTTGATCGGGGCCGTTAATGCTTATAATAAGAAAACGAATTTCGTGAAAAATCAGCTGACTGGAGAATACGGAGGAGTTCCCGACACACAACGGGAATATAAGGCCGCTGGGATTAGAACGATCGTCGTAGGTGACCACAATTACGGTGAAGGTTCATCACGTGAGCACGCCGCCATGGAGCCTCGTCACCTAGGGGTAGCTGCGGTTATCGTGAAGTCTTTTGCGCGAATTCATGAAACCAATCTTAAAAAACAGGGGATGCTTGGCTTGACGTTTGCGAATGAAAGCGATTATGACCTTATTCAAGAAGATGATACCTTTAATTTCGTCGATATCGCGGACTTCGCTCCCGATAAGCCCTTAACCATTGAAGTCGTGCATGCCGATGGGAGTACCGACACCATTAAGGTGAATCATACTTACAATGATGCACAAATCAATTGGTATCGCGAAGGGTCTGCATTGAACGTTATTAAAAAAGAGAATGCGGCCTAG
- a CDS encoding peptidylprolyl isomerase, which produces MQKMINKVALGCSLFLSCAVFAQQLDSIPDAQIAPEDTTLAAEMAVAKDTVKPTYKRTKLDGIASVVGDYVILESDIEKTLIDLRSQGASTEDITECGLLGKLMEDRLYAHQAVQDSILVSDDEVNAQGDRQLQQLVQQIGSMEKVLKYYRKEDEASFRQELYKINKLRMLSEKMQQNIVSEIEITPEEVRQFFNKISEDERPVFGAEMEIAQIVKKPKPTDVEVQATLDKLNKIKADVEDNDASFSVKAILYSQGPSKSQGGLIPGVTKNSGLVKEFKDVAFTLKEGEVSEPFETMFGWHIMYMEKIRGQELDVRHILLQPEISSKALENAKTELDSVRQQILDGKYTFAEAALNFSDEEETKFDGGQLRNPQDFGPRFELTKMDPALYNQVRNLKDNEISYPIEEQDERGGGISFKLMKVTNRYDEHTADFAKDYTKIQQLAKTEKQFNAIKKWMDEHIEETYISVNDSRKDCDFANNWVKE; this is translated from the coding sequence ATGCAAAAGATGATAAATAAGGTTGCGTTAGGGTGTTCATTATTCCTTTCGTGTGCCGTTTTCGCCCAACAGTTAGACAGTATTCCCGACGCGCAAATAGCCCCTGAAGATACTACACTCGCAGCTGAAATGGCAGTTGCAAAAGATACGGTAAAGCCTACGTACAAAAGAACCAAACTCGATGGTATCGCTTCGGTCGTAGGGGATTATGTGATTTTGGAATCGGATATCGAAAAGACCTTGATCGATCTTCGCAGTCAAGGAGCGTCAACAGAGGACATCACGGAGTGTGGCTTGCTGGGTAAATTGATGGAGGACCGTTTGTACGCCCATCAAGCGGTTCAGGATAGCATTCTGGTTTCAGATGACGAGGTGAATGCACAGGGGGACCGTCAGTTACAGCAATTGGTGCAGCAAATCGGTTCTATGGAGAAGGTGCTCAAGTATTACCGCAAGGAAGATGAGGCCAGTTTTAGACAAGAGCTATACAAAATCAACAAACTGCGTATGCTATCGGAAAAGATGCAGCAGAATATCGTTTCCGAGATAGAGATAACTCCCGAGGAAGTGCGCCAGTTCTTCAATAAGATTTCCGAGGACGAGCGACCTGTTTTCGGTGCCGAGATGGAAATCGCCCAAATCGTCAAAAAGCCGAAGCCGACCGATGTAGAAGTACAGGCAACTCTGGACAAACTGAATAAGATCAAAGCTGATGTCGAGGATAACGATGCCAGTTTTAGCGTAAAGGCGATTCTGTATTCACAGGGCCCCTCAAAATCACAGGGCGGACTCATTCCCGGAGTCACGAAAAATTCTGGTTTGGTGAAGGAGTTTAAAGATGTGGCTTTCACTTTAAAGGAAGGTGAGGTTTCCGAACCTTTTGAGACGATGTTCGGCTGGCATATCATGTATATGGAAAAAATACGCGGCCAAGAACTAGATGTAAGGCATATATTATTGCAGCCCGAAATATCATCGAAAGCCTTGGAAAACGCCAAGACCGAATTGGATAGTGTGCGGCAACAAATCCTTGATGGCAAATACACTTTTGCCGAAGCGGCGTTGAACTTTTCCGATGAGGAAGAAACCAAATTTGATGGTGGGCAATTGCGCAATCCCCAGGATTTCGGCCCACGTTTTGAATTGACCAAAATGGATCCAGCACTTTACAACCAAGTACGTAACCTAAAGGACAATGAGATTTCCTATCCCATAGAAGAGCAGGACGAGAGAGGTGGTGGTATTTCTTTTAAGCTGATGAAGGTTACCAACCGATATGATGAGCATACTGCCGATTTTGCGAAGGACTATACCAAAATTCAACAATTGGCGAAAACGGAAAAACAATTCAATGCCATCAAAAAATGGATGGACGAACATATTGAGGAAACGTATATCAGTGTTAACGATTCCCGCAAAGACTGCGATTTCGCCAACAATTGGGTTAAAGAATAA
- a CDS encoding peptidyl-prolyl cis-trans isomerase, producing the protein MKTSGFKKVFSSLGGVLFVFGFYSCGKFFEKQPDQEPLARVGEAYLYRSEIEPLLGLNMSKEDSASFVTSYINNWASNKLLLGKAKINLSEDKLAEFDELVANYRNDLYTRAYKEALVAQGSDSLVTDQELEDFYNIEKQNFRLKEKLVQLRFVQLPNQFLNKDEVIKTLKRFNADDIQYLDSIGVHFNKLNFNDSLWVTVDRVISEIPPLTAENEKEYLKKSQFFELEDAKGVYLTKITDVLKANDIAPLSYIEPTIKQVLLSRRRLDYIRKLETEIIDEAIKDKEFEVYAKDDK; encoded by the coding sequence ATGAAAACTTCAGGTTTTAAGAAAGTGTTCTCCTCTTTGGGAGGTGTTCTCTTTGTATTCGGTTTTTATTCCTGTGGAAAATTTTTTGAAAAGCAGCCCGACCAGGAACCCTTGGCCCGAGTGGGGGAAGCGTATTTGTATCGCTCTGAGATAGAACCGCTTTTGGGCTTGAATATGTCGAAGGAGGACAGTGCTTCTTTTGTCACCAGTTATATCAACAACTGGGCCTCCAATAAATTGTTATTAGGTAAGGCCAAGATCAATCTTTCCGAGGACAAGCTGGCGGAGTTCGATGAATTGGTCGCGAATTATAGGAATGATCTGTACACCCGAGCTTACAAAGAAGCCTTGGTCGCTCAAGGTAGCGATTCTTTGGTGACCGATCAAGAGCTGGAGGATTTTTACAATATCGAAAAGCAGAACTTTCGTCTAAAGGAAAAACTGGTACAATTGCGATTTGTACAGCTACCGAATCAATTTTTGAACAAGGATGAGGTAATTAAGACGTTGAAGCGGTTCAACGCCGATGACATTCAATATTTAGATTCTATCGGAGTGCATTTCAACAAACTGAATTTTAACGATTCCCTTTGGGTGACGGTAGACAGGGTTATTTCTGAAATACCGCCATTGACCGCTGAAAATGAGAAAGAGTACTTAAAAAAATCACAATTTTTCGAGTTGGAGGATGCAAAGGGGGTATATTTGACCAAGATTACCGACGTTTTGAAAGCAAACGATATCGCCCCACTTTCCTACATAGAACCTACCATCAAACAAGTATTGCTCAGTAGACGACGGCTTGATTATATTCGCAAGCTCGAAACGGAGATTATCGATGAAGCCATTAAGGACAAAGAATTTGAAGTGTATGCAAAAGATGATAAATAA
- a CDS encoding MerR family transcriptional regulator has product MNNVKKYFSIRDLENLSGIKAHTIRIWEKRYNLLNPERTETNIRTYSLQSLQKLLNITMLYHNGYKISKIARINPSDIPLVVKEIVAKSSVKNNAINAFKLAMINFDQSLFLSTYNGLTAEKSFREIFRDVFLPLLNELGLLWQTDTISPAHEHFVTGLIKQKIHSNTERIQHLEPTRTDKIFVPFLPENEIHEIGLLYVNYEIVLRGYKSIYLGQTTPMENLKDVMKYYDNIHFISYFTVVPTKEHIEKYVNDFNEMALENNNTSKLWTLGRQNQYLDASKLPASVRSFNSIEQIVEQL; this is encoded by the coding sequence ATGAACAATGTAAAGAAGTACTTTAGTATTCGGGATTTGGAGAACCTCTCGGGCATTAAAGCCCACACGATACGAATATGGGAAAAAAGGTATAATCTTCTTAATCCTGAGCGCACGGAGACCAATATTCGTACCTACAGTCTGCAAAGTCTTCAAAAATTGCTCAATATTACAATGCTCTACCACAACGGGTATAAAATCTCAAAGATCGCCCGAATCAATCCATCGGACATCCCCTTGGTAGTCAAAGAAATCGTTGCGAAAAGTAGTGTGAAAAACAACGCCATTAATGCCTTTAAACTGGCGATGATCAACTTTGACCAATCTTTGTTCTTAAGTACTTACAACGGTTTAACCGCGGAAAAGTCGTTCCGGGAAATTTTCCGCGATGTGTTTCTTCCTTTGCTCAATGAACTAGGACTGCTATGGCAGACCGATACCATTAGTCCTGCGCACGAACATTTTGTTACGGGACTCATCAAGCAGAAAATACATTCCAATACGGAAAGAATACAGCATCTTGAGCCCACACGTACCGATAAGATATTCGTGCCATTTTTACCCGAAAATGAAATTCATGAAATCGGTTTGTTATATGTTAACTATGAAATAGTTTTAAGGGGTTACAAGTCAATATATCTTGGCCAGACGACGCCTATGGAAAATCTTAAGGATGTTATGAAATATTACGACAATATTCATTTCATCTCCTATTTCACTGTCGTACCCACTAAAGAACATATTGAAAAATACGTTAACGATTTCAATGAGATGGCGCTTGAAAATAACAACACTTCCAAGTTATGGACACTAGGCCGACAAAATCAATATCTAGATGCTTCAAAACTACCTGCGAGTGTGCGCAGCTTCAATTCAATCGAACAAATCGTTGAGCAGTTATAA
- a CDS encoding sterol desaturase family protein — MKVVIWIALFFGTFSLMEFMAWFTHKYIMHGFLWSLHKDHHHKDHDSWFERNDAFFIFYAVVSMLLFYAGADGWWYGWSLGFGILAYGVAYFLVHDIFIHQRFKLFRNANHWYARGVRRAHKIHHKHLGKSDGECYGMLFVPFKYFKK, encoded by the coding sequence ATGAAAGTAGTTATTTGGATAGCATTATTTTTTGGAACCTTTTCCCTTATGGAATTCATGGCTTGGTTCACGCATAAATACATCATGCACGGTTTTTTATGGAGTCTGCACAAAGACCACCATCATAAAGATCATGACTCCTGGTTTGAACGGAATGACGCCTTTTTTATCTTCTACGCCGTGGTAAGCATGTTGCTTTTCTATGCTGGTGCTGATGGCTGGTGGTACGGTTGGTCGCTCGGCTTTGGGATTTTAGCTTATGGCGTCGCCTATTTTTTGGTACATGACATCTTTATTCACCAACGATTCAAATTATTCCGAAATGCCAATCATTGGTATGCCAGAGGTGTGCGTAGGGCTCATAAAATTCACCATAAACATTTAGGAAAAAGTGATGGGGAATGTTATGGGATGCTCTTTGTACCCTTTAAGTACTTTAAAAAGTAA
- a CDS encoding phytoene desaturase family protein codes for MSKSVIVIGSGFSSLSAACHLAKAGFNVSLYEKNSTLGGRCRQFKKEGFTFDIGPSWYWMPDIFDKFFADFDKKRSDYYELDKLGPAYKIFFADDVITIGDSLDKICVEFERLEKGSAAHLRKFIKQAQENYDIAINKIVLRPGISPLELVTPETAMRVDQFFKTISGQVRKKFKNPKLVSTLEFPVLFLGAKPSSTPSFYSFMNYADFGLGTWHPKGGMYEIVKGMVALAKELGVTVHTDSPVEKIQVENKKITGVLVKGKFVPADIVLSGADYHHSETLLSEEHRQYSEAYWDKKIFAPSSLLFYIGFDKKLKNIEHHNLFFDTDFERHAEEIYDSPKWPTNPLFYVNFPSVTDASMAPNGCETGFFLIPIATDLEDTPELRGQYFDIIIKRFEERTGQDVKNNIIFKESFCVKDFVEDYNSYKGNAYGMANTLLQTAFLRPKLKSKKVKNLFFTGQLTVPGPGVPPSLISGKIVSELIAKNR; via the coding sequence ATGAGTAAAAGCGTTATCGTTATCGGTTCAGGTTTTTCATCGCTGTCAGCTGCTTGCCATTTGGCGAAAGCAGGTTTCAACGTGTCGCTATACGAAAAGAACAGTACATTGGGTGGGCGCTGTAGACAATTTAAGAAAGAGGGATTTACCTTCGATATTGGCCCCAGTTGGTACTGGATGCCCGATATCTTCGACAAATTTTTCGCCGACTTCGATAAAAAAAGATCGGATTATTATGAATTGGACAAACTTGGACCCGCATACAAGATTTTTTTTGCGGACGATGTAATTACTATTGGAGATAGCCTGGACAAAATCTGCGTAGAGTTCGAACGTCTTGAAAAAGGAAGCGCAGCGCACCTTAGAAAATTCATCAAGCAGGCTCAGGAAAATTATGATATAGCGATAAATAAGATCGTGCTGCGACCTGGTATTTCTCCCCTGGAGTTGGTTACTCCGGAAACCGCCATGAGGGTCGACCAGTTTTTTAAGACCATAAGCGGTCAAGTACGTAAAAAATTCAAGAACCCGAAGTTGGTTTCGACCTTGGAATTTCCCGTGCTGTTTCTTGGGGCCAAACCCAGCAGCACCCCCTCATTCTACAGTTTTATGAATTATGCCGATTTTGGTTTGGGCACGTGGCACCCCAAAGGCGGCATGTATGAAATCGTAAAAGGCATGGTGGCGTTGGCCAAAGAGCTGGGTGTAACGGTGCATACCGACAGTCCAGTCGAGAAAATACAGGTCGAAAATAAAAAAATTACCGGGGTTTTGGTAAAAGGTAAGTTCGTTCCGGCTGATATCGTCCTGAGCGGCGCAGACTACCACCACTCCGAGACACTTTTAAGCGAAGAGCACCGACAATATTCGGAGGCCTATTGGGATAAGAAAATCTTTGCTCCGTCCTCCTTGCTCTTTTATATCGGATTCGATAAAAAATTGAAAAACATAGAACACCATAATCTCTTTTTCGATACTGATTTCGAACGGCACGCCGAGGAAATCTACGATTCGCCAAAGTGGCCGACCAATCCGTTGTTTTATGTTAATTTCCCATCGGTCACCGACGCATCTATGGCCCCAAATGGTTGTGAGACAGGGTTTTTTCTTATTCCTATTGCAACCGACCTAGAGGATACACCGGAATTGAGAGGTCAATATTTTGATATCATCATTAAAAGATTCGAAGAGCGCACGGGGCAAGATGTTAAAAATAATATTATATTTAAAGAGTCTTTCTGCGTGAAGGATTTCGTTGAAGACTACAATTCATACAAAGGCAATGCCTATGGTATGGCTAACACGCTGCTACAGACTGCGTTCCTACGGCCAAAATTGAAAAGTAAGAAAGTAAAGAACCTGTTCTTTACCGGACAACTAACGGTTCCGGGTCCAGGAGTGCCGCCCTCCCTTATTTCCGGAAAAATCGTATCTGAATTAATTGCAAAAAATCGGTAA
- a CDS encoding redoxin domain-containing protein, whose translation MKKSSFFTLLIIAFVLACFLTPLGDFFKVRLNRIFAASPAIIELENCGKIDSYNWKLKDGKWDFFNFNKSKGNVVFINFWASWHLPSRAQFKEIETLYEQYGDRVDFYLITDEEREPAEEFLNKNKYNLPITYQIIGEPAPLPLLPPPGCYLLDKNGYIRIHQTDISDWTNGKVTDVIDEILAEK comes from the coding sequence ATGAAAAAAAGCTCTTTCTTCACTCTCCTTATCATTGCCTTTGTACTGGCTTGTTTCTTGACGCCTTTGGGCGATTTTTTTAAAGTACGTTTAAATCGGATTTTTGCCGCTTCACCAGCGATAATCGAATTAGAGAATTGTGGTAAAATCGACAGCTACAATTGGAAGTTGAAAGATGGGAAATGGGATTTTTTCAATTTTAACAAATCGAAGGGTAACGTGGTTTTTATAAACTTTTGGGCGTCTTGGCACCTTCCTTCCAGAGCCCAGTTCAAAGAAATCGAGACATTGTATGAACAGTATGGTGACCGAGTGGATTTTTATCTTATAACCGATGAGGAAAGGGAGCCCGCGGAAGAATTTTTAAATAAAAACAAATACAATCTCCCAATTACGTATCAGATTATAGGCGAACCTGCCCCGCTTCCTTTACTACCACCCCCGGGTTGCTACCTACTAGATAAAAATGGATACATCCGCATTCATCAAACAGATATTTCCGATTGGACGAATGGAAAAGTGACCGATGTTATAGACGAGATACTTGCGGAAAAATAA